CGATAACTCTGGCTCAGTATATGTTGTATTTGGTAAAGCTGGTACTAACTATGTGCCATTGTCTGATATGAATGCTGGCGGGAGCGACTATGGTTTTGCCATTCACGGTGCATACACAGAAGATTATGCAGGTGGTACGTTAGTTGTTGGTGACGTTAACGGTGACGGTCTAGGTGATATTGTTATTGGTGAAACGGTAACTCGTTTCTTAGCAGGCACAGGCTCTTTTGCATTAAGAGATTTACTTGAAGATGGTACAGCTGATCCAAACCTAGCGTATGTTGTTTACGGTAAAAAAGACAACAATGTTGTTCAGTTAGCTAATGTTGCGACTGACTACAACGAGCAAGGTTTTGCGATTACTCGCCCAAGCAGAAAGTTATTTAGCGATTGGTATTATGGCGCACAAGTTTTACCAACGGGCGACTTTAATAGCGATGGCTTAACAGACTTTATTGTTAGCCATGGTTTATTTGTTGATACCTCAGGTACAAGTTATGTTGTTCATGGCCGTATCGGCGGAGAGGCTGTTAAATATAACAGCATTAAATCTGCAGGCAATGGCATCAAGATCACGCCACAAGGCAGCGGCAATTATGGTTTCGATTTTGGTGATGCAACTCTTGATGCACTTCCTTCATTTACTACTTCTCATGTAGGTGATGTGAACGCAGATGGTGTTGACGATATCGCATTATTATTGACAGACACAGGGTGCTGCTCGGGTATTGATCACCCTCGTGCATACATCTTATTTGGCGGTGTTGACGTTGCTGATGAAATCAATCTAGCGGATATTGCCAATGGCAATGGCGGTTTTGTAATTCACAACGACGCTTCAAATATCGACCACAGTGACTTACAAGTTATTTTAGGTTCAATCGGTGGTGCAGGCGACTTAAATGGCGATGGTTTTGACGACATCATCATTGGCGACCCGTTTGCAGAGGACAACAAGGGTCGCGTATACGCTGTTTATGGCCGTGCAGGTACAGAGCCTGTTTATCTTAGTGAGATCATTGAAACCCAACAAGGTTTTTACTCAGAAGGTAATGGTGGTGAGCAACTTGGGCAATTCATAGCAAGTGCTGGTGACGTTAATGGTGACGGTATCAAAGACATTCAATTTGGTACACCTTCTGCGAACAAAAACAATTTAAACAACACAGGTGCTGTGTATGTTCTAAATGGTGACGGCAAGTTAGTAACGCTTTGGGGGACTGACGGTAACGACACAATCACAGGTACTGCTTCTGCAGATAATATTGCCACTGGTACAGGTGACGACGTCATTCGAACTAACGGTGGTACTGATGCCGTTTACGCAGGCCCTGGTGAAGATACTATTTACATTTCTGACAACACCTTCACTCGTATTGATGCAGGCGGTAACACAGATACATTAGTATTTGACGGTTCAGGTATTAATCTAGACCTTGCAACTCAAGCTTCTCGTGTTCGTAACGTTGAAGTGTTTGATATCCGTGGTTCAGGCGCTAACTCAATTACGCTTAATAAGAGCGTGAGTAGTAATTCAAACTTACGTATTTTAGGTGACAACGACGACTATGTTGGTGCCGCAAATAACCAATGGATTGACGCTGAAACAACACAAGTTATCGATAATGTAACATATAAAGTATTTACGTCTGGCTCAGCGACTATGTTAGTGCAAGATGGTTTAACAGTTACGGTTAATAATGCTCCAACGATAGAAGACCAAACGTTTACTGTCAGTGAAATTGCTGCCAGTGGTACAGGAATTGGCATACTTGCAGCCGATGCAAATGATGTTGGTGACTTCGTGACGTTCCAAATCTTGAGCGGTAATGAAGATGGTGACCTCGTATTAGATGCACAAACAGGTGTATTAAGTATTAGCCCGGCTATCTCTCGTTTAGATTTTGAAAAAACCGCAACTTACACATTACAAGTGATTGTGTATGACCAATACAATACGACTGACACCGCACAGATTACAGTTGACGTATTAGATATGGACTCAATGGAAATTACCTTAGAAGGTGATGTAAGTGGTGAAGGGAGTTATTGGGGCGAAAATACAGTACTTGAATTATTAGGTATGAGCTCTCCGCAGTGGGCGTCAACTGAAACGAAGCATACTTGGAATGTGCCAGAAGAAAATCTGCCTGATGATCCTGCGATTATTCGAATTGAATCACACGGTAAAATCCATTACGTGGGTGGCATGGACCTATTCGGTGGATGGGTTGAAGCTGACATTCCTCTTTCTATGGATTTACGCTTCCCGGATGAAATCGCAGCTGGTCAGCCAGTTAATTTAGCAACCAAGTTTACCGTAGGTGAAAACGCAAACTTCATTGCGTCCTCTCCTGGTGTGCAAATCTCTGCTGAGTTAATCTTTGAAGACTATTTAATTAAATATGAATCAGCGTTATTTGAAAAATTAAATGGTCAAACCAAAATCGATTACGCATCTTATGAGAAAACGGTCGGTTCAGAATCGTTTGGTGTATACGGTGATAACTGTGCCAATGCACTCAATCGTTCTAAATGTTACAAGTTAGATGATGGTGTTGAAGTTTACGATTTAACGCGTGAGTTGACCGATGAGAAATTAACTTCATTAATTGAAAACAACTTCTACGAGTTATCTGTTGTAACAGCGGAAGATCACGCTAGAGGCGTTAGTGACAATATCACTCATGGTACGAGTTTTGTTAATGGCGTTGATATTATTGACGTTGTATACGCTCATAAAGGTGCAGTTGATGGTATTGAAATTATCAGTACTGATGTCTCAGATCCAACTGCCACAACAATCTCTTTCATTCCAGCCAATATGACGGTTGAACAAATTTCATCAGTTGTTAAAAATCTAACTCGTGATTCGTTAGCAGAATTGCCTTCAAATGCGAGAAAGGCGATTGAAAAAGCGATTGGTTTAGAAGTAGATAAACTGCGTTTCTTAGCGGGTCACGATTTAACTGACTGGGTATCTGAAGAAATTTATTGGGGCTCTAACTGGACCAAGTGGCACGCACAAGCTGGCATGGAGTCAATGGAAGGCACGTCTGAACAATGTATTGATAACTATTTTGCACCTGCTGGTGAAGATTTATATCGCAGATACAAATTCAGTACACTTGATACTTTTGTAAGTGCAGCGCTAGATTTACACCAAGACTTTGAGTTGAACATTGAATCTACGGCTATTTTAGTTCTTGAAGATGGCACTGAGGTTTACTTTGACCCAGAAGAAGACATTACCTTTACTCCAGAGCTTACGCATGACGTTAATAACGACGGTATGATTGACGCGACATTAACCGTCAATGCTGCATCAAAATTTGTTAACAACACAAAAATGAATGCATTTTTTAGAATGCCATTTAAATTGCTTGAGTTTGAGTACAATGTCCAAGAGGCCGTTTGTACCGCAGATAACATCTACACTATGGGTAACCAAGGTTTGATGTTTGAAAAAGGTTCTTATGGCCCACTATTAGACAGCGAAAAAGAGATCCAATATGACACCACAGACTTTGGGGGACCAACGGAAATCACGATCGCGCAAAACTCGTTCACGACTCAATTATCTTTTGACTTATGTAGTAATAGCGCAGCATGTGGTGAACCGGTGCTGTCATATGGCAACAATGCCCC
The Pseudoalteromonas phenolica genome window above contains:
- a CDS encoding LamG-like jellyroll fold domain-containing protein — translated: MTRNKLYLALLTLGASFSSIAQSSLAPLTIHVDENTKTNTTIGSVSFLDGVSDKTVRLEVGTTDIKNWITNGEAFEPISFNSTFTQAPIVFGQIQSNSDYQVEYEVSTYSYSGVTSKNNNRLLMRHRLDNVTALGFEAVLESELDKKGTSVIQSFLDTGEGETLGWIAFAEPISAFWNDKPIDVSSTGTSVTHNTHGHAFSVPMTDTPNILTSLSTYNGTSQSGVAVDELSANKVKVHIDNLDDASHAAENVNVFALQGTGLLFTETMAIVGETGVITVDDTDIENPFSITFSKSYNNPVVFVQAVGKDKQIFDAAVRLNFVAPMMLEGYLHSNNENLVPNRFGEFELHYQIFEAGRWDIPLEHYTYSIVSGNDAGVFSVDQIKGEIKVADQTQLDFELGNNQYSLTVRATDGAGNHYDTPVTINVTDINDSLNNNAQSIDGLAADDWAGWSVAPAGDVNGDGFDDIIVGSPQADVYRNDGTFMYEDNGAAYVLFSDATGTFPSLTEVIGGTRGFGIMGAESGDNAGFAVAGGVDINGDGLSDVVVGAPYAGTNGDNSGSVYVVFGKAGTNYVPLSDMNAGGSDYGFAIHGAYTEDYAGGTLVVGDVNGDGLGDIVIGETVTRFLAGTGSFALRDLLEDGTADPNLAYVVYGKKDNNVVQLANVATDYNEQGFAITRPSRKLFSDWYYGAQVLPTGDFNSDGLTDFIVSHGLFVDTSGTSYVVHGRIGGEAVKYNSIKSAGNGIKITPQGSGNYGFDFGDATLDALPSFTTSHVGDVNADGVDDIALLLTDTGCCSGIDHPRAYILFGGVDVADEINLADIANGNGGFVIHNDASNIDHSDLQVILGSIGGAGDLNGDGFDDIIIGDPFAEDNKGRVYAVYGRAGTEPVYLSEIIETQQGFYSEGNGGEQLGQFIASAGDVNGDGIKDIQFGTPSANKNNLNNTGAVYVLNGDGKLVTLWGTDGNDTITGTASADNIATGTGDDVIRTNGGTDAVYAGPGEDTIYISDNTFTRIDAGGNTDTLVFDGSGINLDLATQASRVRNVEVFDIRGSGANSITLNKSVSSNSNLRILGDNDDYVGAANNQWIDAETTQVIDNVTYKVFTSGSATMLVQDGLTVTVNNAPTIEDQTFTVSEIAASGTGIGILAADANDVGDFVTFQILSGNEDGDLVLDAQTGVLSISPAISRLDFEKTATYTLQVIVYDQYNTTDTAQITVDVLDMDSMEITLEGDVSGEGSYWGENTVLELLGMSSPQWASTETKHTWNVPEENLPDDPAIIRIESHGKIHYVGGMDLFGGWVEADIPLSMDLRFPDEIAAGQPVNLATKFTVGENANFIASSPGVQISAELIFEDYLIKYESALFEKLNGQTKIDYASYEKTVGSESFGVYGDNCANALNRSKCYKLDDGVEVYDLTRELTDEKLTSLIENNFYELSVVTAEDHARGVSDNITHGTSFVNGVDIIDVVYAHKGAVDGIEIISTDVSDPTATTISFIPANMTVEQISSVVKNLTRDSLAELPSNARKAIEKAIGLEVDKLRFLAGHDLTDWVSEEIYWGSNWTKWHAQAGMESMEGTSEQCIDNYFAPAGEDLYRRYKFSTLDTFVSAALDLHQDFELNIESTAILVLEDGTEVYFDPEEDITFTPELTHDVNNDGMIDATLTVNAASKFVNNTKMNAFFRMPFKLLEFEYNVQEAVCTADNIYTMGNQGLMFEKGSYGPLLDSEKEIQYDTTDFGGPTEITIAQNSFTTQLSFDLCSNSAACGEPVLSYGNNAPVASEVILTGDFIGKSTVSASYTYTDHESDFEESSRYQWYRSATGSNDDAQVIDGEFYQSYTLSLEDIDSFVAFCVTPHDGTDFGNPECSEWTSVESPYHQDLSIMNGFGQSIVINGTDQSMIQTMDSGFNPNSSYTIEAWVKVNSLNPEENSNLFTFSEDANSSKAAVRIFSDGRLRVKATNTTYKSTKTITVGQWQHYAVSYDQPTQQLSVYLDGELIISEVDAAKDSNVYFVWGSGNDGISKKLDANIDEVRIWDYAKSQESIAANRYLGASLSNSNLVSYYHFDSMVNGEVEDLTGESTMELVNAPVLEKHNVYLTLDGNGDYVDFGDPVDGSLDFGGDNFTAQAWIYLEPGSGNQTRIILNKKIGGANGYKGWTWSVNTRNRLTWNHDAYNNGKKGYEATGQKLNTGRWYHAAVVVDWENAAKVTMYLDGKNVGSSGLGTKRNLNNHVPLRIGAYSSTDTTTNTFKGHIDDVAIWTRALSEDEINACKEEMELGCQQDLLLYHDFEQDVRKNKAIDRYNGTIFGAVEVDNSLDVKFTTTEYAAFAGKLPGGTGVTFGLADAPAFGDVAISEYSGEFIYTPNGSANGASDSFSYYIYTSDNGQSQKQIVTIEFE